The nucleotide sequence TTAATTATTTAGTCAAACAGTGCTTgtgaagcatcagacaagctcagtgcatatagtggattttattcaaacacaagGTAAATGAGAGGCAAGGTAGATAATGCTGGATAAAGCTAGATAGAGCTAGATAAATCCAGAATAAGAATAGTTGTTGAACATGGCTAAAGCCATCAGTCTTGCGTGTTTTCATGGTTATCACTCACTCTTAAATTTGTCACGGTCCCGATACCAGCATTAGTTATCCTGCTGCAGAGCTTTTTGATGTCGGGATGCGAGCGCATCACTCTAAGGACATTTGATGGTAAACAGAAAATGGCTCTGTGGTTTGATCCCTGACCACTAGAGTACATGACCACTAGAGGGAACACTGACTCACATTCATTTGACTGCAGTTTACCCGTAACATTTGACTGCAGTTTACCCGTAACAGTCTAAGTCATGATAAAATGGACTGTGTGCGTGTCCATCCTCATTCTACAGGACATCCTGTTTCTTTGAGAGACTATTGAGCTGGACCTTGCTGAATCACATTTGCTGCATTATGCACCTTTTATCAAGCCATGTCCGCTTTGCCCCACATCTGTTGCAGCATTCACTTATTGCCACCAACAGTAAATCGCTTCCTACATGCTTATTATGATTCGTTTTATGGAAATGCTGTGAATAATCATCACCGGCTGTTTATTTGTGCTGTTTACAATTTCGATCTCCTTTCACAGCTGAGAATTGATACTTAACACAACCTTTTTTTAAAGATTCTTATTGTCGCACTCTCTGCACAGCTGGCCATATGGTGGCAGTTTCTCTTTCAGACCAAAAAGCTCTTAACTGCTTCAAGTCtagagaaagagagtggtgtgtgtgcgcatgcatgctCTGCAGTAGGGGGTACTGGAGTGTATAGACTGGCTGGGTTGCTCAATCCCAGACAGCCTCTCCACCCACCAGTTACTCTGGGGAACAGCCACCACACTCTGTGTGGGCAGGGGCCCAGCTTTACCACAGGGGAAGGTGATGCAGTCAGCTTTTGACTTCAGTGCTCTCCGAGCCCCAGACAGGCATCAATCCAAGGGGTGCTGCTTGGCTGAATAAACTTTCTGCTACCAAATAAACAAAGTCTTATGTCAAAGGTGGGATAGACATGGTGTTGAAGGTGGCTGATTCCAAGTGCTATGAAATGGATATTAGTTATGAATATGGATCACAGGGACTGGCGCACCACAGCCAAATGAATGCTAGATTAGTTAACAAGCTCTCACTTTTTCTTCTTCCCTTCAGATGAGAACACTCatgagtctgaaggagagggagaaagacaacgactgaggagaaaaagaagaaagaggaagggaaCAACAGCTCCAGGAGGAGGGACAGTCGCGGGACAGGCTACAGACTCCAACCCTGGGGATCCAACCATGGCTCCGACCCCCacggagaaggaaggagagcggCTCAGCAAGAACAAGAGGAGGAAGCTAAAGAAGAAACGCCACAAAGAAAAGCTCCTGTCTCTGGGTCTGATGCCCCGCGCTGCAGCTCTGGAGTTCACCtaccagagagaggggaatgggcaggaggatgaggatgaagagaTGAAGCAGAGAAGAGCAGCTGAAGTGATGGACTTCCTAAGGACCACACAGGAGATCTACGTGTCTGATCGTGAGTATCAACCCAGATACGGTCACACACAGCCTAGGCcagagctctccaaccctgttcctggagatctaccctcctgtaggttttcaatccaaccccagttgtaacgaacctgattcagcttatcaaccatcTAATTATTAGAATCCGGTGCGCTAGATTGGGTTGGACtggaaacctacaggacagtagtctCCAGGAATAGGGTTAGTCTGGCTCAGTCTTCCTAAGAGCTggccaaatgtagtgcactatatagggaaaggggggTTTTGCCCATGCTCTTCAAGTGCTGAAGCATAGTTTATTTTATAGCCTTCATATtggcagaaaataaataatttgaggAGCAGTGTGCAGAGCACAACCCAAAAAATGGTCCCAACTTGAGGACCATGGGAGATTTTAAGGTCTGAGGTGTTTAGGTTACTTCCTAATGTACAGGCTCTGTCGTCTGGTCTGGCATAATCCCTCCCTGACTTGCCTCTGGAAGAAATGCTCCTGTCCTTATTATGTACCTCAGTCTCAACATAGACCTGACGATTGTTAAGGTATTAGACATTTTGCTGCTGTCATATGATTGAATTACCAACATCTTGCTTAGCACATTCCCATTCAGTAATGGATATTTGAAAGGTTGGTGGAGTAATAGCATCTCCTCTTTCCTCACACTCTCCAGGCTCATTGCCTGCAGGCAGGCTCCATGTGTCCTCAGTGGTAGTGGAGGGCCTTCTGACCAGTCTGTCCAATGGAACATTCCCCCCTCCTGTTTTGGCCCAACTCCACAGCCTCAAGTCCCTGGTGCAGCAACAGGACACTGAGAGGCTTGCCAAGGCTCTGCAAGAGCTCCAGAACAGCTCTACCATGTCTCCTAGTGAGTAGTCTTATCTGGTTTTGCCTTAACTATTCTTGTCTGAGCTCACCTGTCcatactagaggttgaccgatttaattagggacgatttcaagttttcataacaatctgtaaTTGGCCTTTTTGGAtgctgattacattgcaatccacgaggagactgcgtggcaggctgaccacctgttacacgaaTGCAGCATCAAaatgaccttgtggctgcaagggagccaaggtaagttgctagctagcattaaacttatcttataaaaaacaatcaatcttcacataaacactagataactacacatggttgatgatattactaggttaactagcttgtcctgcattgcgtataatcaatgcggtgcctgttaatttatcatcgaatcaccgcctacttcaccaaacgggtgatttaacaaaagcgcatttgttgcacaaatgtacctaaccataaacatcaatgcctttcttaaaatcgaTACAcagaagtgttttttttattttattattatttatttttttagctgCTAATTCATGttcaggcaatattaactagggaaattgtcacttcacTTGCGTTCtgtgcacgcagagtcagggtatatgcagcagtttgggccgcctggctcgttgcgaacggttccgtatttcactgaaagaataaacgttttcttttctaaattatattttctagatttgaccattttaatgaccaaaggctcgtatttgtgtgttgattataattaagtctatgatttgatagagctgtCTGACTgtgcggtggtaggcagcagcaggcttgtaagtgTTCATTCAAAAGCACTTTActgcagctcttagcaatgcttgatgcacagctctgtttatgacttcaagcttaTTGACTCCCGGGATTAGGCTGGTAATACTAAAGTCCCTAATACTAAAgttcctataagaacatccaatagtcaaaggtatatgaaataccaatggtatagagagaaatagtcgacgcgtcataattcctataataactacaacctaaaatttcttaactgggaatattgaagactcatgttaaggaaccaccagctttcatatgttctgagcaaagaacttaaacgttagctttgtTACATGGCACGTATTgcacttctccaacactgtttttgcattatttaaaccaagttgagcatgtttcattatttatttgagactaaatagattttatttatgtattatattaagttaaaataagtgttcattgttcaatcagtattgttgtaattgtcattatataaataaataaaaatcggccaatttttaTCAGTATCgaccttttttggtcctccaatcggtatcggcgttaaaatcataatcggtcgacctctagtccataCTACCAGTCGCCTAATCATACCTGCCCTCGTCTGGCCATACTAGCATGCCTTACCTATACATGCATGCTCTCCCCTATCCAAACACAAACCAGTTTGACAGTCCCCACTATCTCCTGCCACCGGGTGTTTTACTCAAGAGCTGCCAGGAGAGCAGACTTTGTACAGGTCTGAAAATTGTGAATGAGATGGTCTCGTGTGTGTTTTGGGCCAGTTCAAATCTAACTGATAAGATCAGTGATGACCTGGTTGGCCCCAGTGCAGAGTATACTACTGCAGTGTATTATACGACTGTCCTGTCCAGGGGATTCAGGGCACGGCTGAGCAGGTGGTCATAGTGATGATCAACTCTGAAGAGGAAAACAAACTCCAGTCCAGACYTGTGATCAGTTCCCATAGTGGACTCTctatagaccagggatcatcaactagattcaggaaGCGGGACGATTTTTCGTAATTTTTTTTCTCGGGTGGCTGGTCGTGGGATCAGAacataatttgtagactgcaaattgactgcatgAAGATATATATTTGACTagaacataataatttcaaaacttgcttacatttgtatatgatcacgtgtttgtgtgtgaatactttggaacagatgtcCAAAATGAAagtcacttggagctgatttcctggtgttgttACAgacttatgtccaacaataaaaatgtaacacTTGGGTGGTCAAATAATACCACCcgtgggccaccagttggggaaccctactATAGACTCACTATAAACTAAAACCACACAGCTTATTCCTGCTGGTCCCTCCACCTGCTCCTCAGATGTGGACAAGCTTTGTGGATTCCACCAAAACGTAATTAGTCATTAAAGGTCAAATGCTGCCGCTTTCAtcttaatatcaaatcatttctgggtaaccaTTATGTACCTTATTGTGATGGTTATGAATTAGTGTCAGAAATAatttcttagcaaagagcagttCACGCAAGAATTTTacttggactgtctgggagtgatctgagtgggaggggaaatctgaaaactagctgttattggcagagaggtttggaactctttgttattggtctattaactaatttactgcctggtRATGTCCCCacgcaggccaaaactccatcctacaAAAAAAGACTGAAATTTAAGGTGTTCTCAAACAGCGCTTTCACTAAAAGGgcatttatcataattttcacagttaTTCCAACCTCGtattgtggaaatgtatataaatcaCATTTTTGCCTGCACTGAGCCTTTAAAGAGCAAATAAAGTAGTCTAATATCCATCCAGTCTGTTAACTAATCTATTCCCACCTGTTCTCTTTTGCTGAAGGCAAATGTCCATTAAACGGAATGTAAAACAATGGGGTAAAATAACTTACTGTTTTAAGGATATTTATATAGCTAAACAAAATGGAATTGGCCACCAGTGGAATAAAGCCAGCTGTTTCTGTCCAGCCATGCTTGAGCCCAGTAAGCCTGCTGTTTCTGTCCAGCCATGCTTGAGCCCAGTAAGCCAGCTGTTTCTGTCCAGCCATGCTTGAGCCCAGTAAGCCTGCTGTTTCTGTCCAGCCATGCTTGAGCCCAGTAAGCCTGCTGTTTCTGTCCAGCCATNAGCCCAGTAAGCCTGCTGTTTCTGTCCAGCCATGCTTGAGCCCAGTAAGCCTGCTGTTTCTGTCCAGCCATGCTTGAGCCCAGTAAGCCTGCTGTGCTGTTGGTTTAGCCTGTTCTGTGGAAAAGTCTGAAGTCTTTTCCACAGTTCCCTGGAGCTTCTcttcagctctgagagagagaggaggaatcagTTGACCACGAGGGCAGTGCAAAAGCATATCCCACAGCTTACATTTCACTGTTCTACCCAACACCTCTGTCGGCGATGACGTCTGCTGCTTGCCTGTTGCcagttttatttgatgactttcgTGCACTTCTCCTTTTAATTTGGACTCTTAACAGCACGGTTATATAAAAGACATAGCCCAGGGGGAAAGGGAAGCTGTTAGAGGTACTGTAGGTGacagtaatcaaatcaaactttttgtcacatgcgccgaatgacAGGTGTAGacttgaaatgcttgcttacgaacgagcccttcccaacgatgagTTAAAAAATAATTAGACAAAttgtaacacaaggaataaaatacactagaattaagctatatacagggagtaccagatcaatgtggagctatatatcaaatttatttataaagcccttacatcagctgatgtcacaaagtgctgtacagaaacccagcctaaaaccccaaacagcaagcaatgcaggtgtagaagcatggtggctaggaaaaactccctagaaaggccagaacctagagaggaaccaggctgatgCGTGGCCTGTCCTCCTTCTAGCTGTGccgtgtggagattataacagaacatggccaagatgttcatagatgaccagtagggtcaattaataatcagtggttgtcgagggtgaaaCAGGTCGGCAcctcgggagtaaatgtcagttggcttttcatagccgagcattgagagtatctc is from Salvelinus sp. IW2-2015 linkage group LG9, ASM291031v2, whole genome shotgun sequence and encodes:
- the erich1 gene encoding glutamate-rich protein 1 isoform X1; the protein is MAHRKEVFQSKVLQRLYPLPPKPEKEPSSSPPEFVLEKSSVKQKVGLEVGTITGDEGIIPSSTQPGRRMYTVVAPPAEYKTGAEGSVTLSQPACINTVEDPADENTHESEGEGERQRLRRKRRKRKGTTAPGGGTVAGQATDSNPGDPTMAPTPTEKEGERLSKNKRRKLKKKRHKEKLLSLGLMPRAAALEFTYQREGNGQEDEDEEMKQRRAAEVMDFLRTTQEIYVSDRSLPAGRLHVSSVVVEGLLTSLSNGTFPPPVLAQLHSLKSLVQQQDTERLAKALQELQNSSTMSPSEATAVVSLFQYWITDILPLQRQKDRPTNNTTFLVEPTNNTA